One genomic segment of Erythrolamprus reginae isolate rEryReg1 chromosome 2, rEryReg1.hap1, whole genome shotgun sequence includes these proteins:
- the LRRC70 gene encoding leucine-rich repeat-containing protein 70, with the protein MYQLHHFESFRHIFNCLLLMMIQKDIFCCPSVCQQCIGRQIDCRNSSLSFIPNNFSQNTLFLYLSGNNISHINPNALISLQQLVVLHLDNSGIVHIYPNIFAELKKLWYLQLNNNHIKYLYPGTFEGLSNLHSLYLQSNEIDFVSEGLFGNLTSVHYLMLQNNRLSFLGSRIFFDMINLRILNLANNKISQISDTAFQHLDNLTDLHLEGNNLTCVPSTAFLLLRKLQKLSLSQNPVGSIPPFAFKGLGKLEYLFLKGAKLNTINPNGFSGLVNLKKLVLSSNNLVNIHSHTFSLLDHLKFLHLDRNKIIDISATTFEGIGLSLKILDLSFNNLTFLQPIVLKPLISLTHLKANYNPWDCSCKLHRLMNWLAAASISMKLLCQSPSSLHGRYMNYVSLHLFKNCFNSTSLEIFKNSKSAGIQQSFTTSLMAQNMYLTRNTVKEKLTFNANAVTSLVKASYTSAYQTFVEENSSRKSKQEQTTTQKIPVNLTMKANKVLSLEAVTVSFKTSLICSQQVEKLKHSFDILLTFFILACAMIFFLFYKIIKLKQKYNVQKNSDNAIEYYGFYQAGSYNYTVSQNPPGSSEMDPVELSKSTALENQAQVILFEHSAL; encoded by the coding sequence ATGTATCAACTTCATCACTTTGAGTCATTTCGGCATATTTTTAATTGTCTTCTGCTGATGATGATCCAAAAGGATATATTTTGTTGTCCATCAGTTTGCCAGCAGTGTATAGGCAGACAAATTGACTGCCGTAATTCAAGTCTTTCTTTTATTCCAAACAATTTTTCACAGAATACTTTATTTCTGTACTTAAGTGGCAACAATATATCACACATAAATCCCAATGCACTGATAAGCCTCCAGCAGCTTGTTGTACTACACTTGGACAATTCTGGCATTGTACACATATATCCAAATAtctttgctgaattgaaaaaatTATGGTATCTACAACTGAATAATAAtcatataaaatatttgtatcCTGGAACATTTGAAGGACTTTCGAATCTTCATTCTTTATATCTTCAGAGTAATGAAATTGACTTCGTTTCCGAAGGATTATTTGGTAACCTCACTTCCGTTCATTATCTAATGCTGCAAAACAATCGTCTCAGCTTCCTTGGTAGCCGCATTTTCTTTGACATGATTAATCTTCGAATTCTGAACCTAGCAAATAATAAGATTTCACAAATATCAGAcacagccttccagcatcttgaTAATCTTACAGACTTGCACCTCGAAGGAAATAATTTAACATGTGTGCCATCCACAGCATTTCTACTATTGAGGAAACTTCAAAAACTTTCATTGTCACAAAATCCTGTTGGATCAATTCCTCCGTTTGCCTTTAAAGGACTTGGCAAGCTTGAGTATCTATTTTTAAAAGGGGCAAAATTAAACACTATTAATCCAAATGGCTTTTCAGGACTAGTCAATCTTAAAAAGTTAGTTTTGAGTAGTAATAATTTAGTAAACATCCATTCCCATACTTTCTCATTGCTGGATCATTTGAAGTTTTTGCATCTTGACAGAAACAAAATAATTGATATTTCAgctactacttttgaaggaatagGATTGTCCTTGAAAATACTTGATCTATCTTTCAATAATCTTACATTTTTACAGCCTATAGTACTCAAGCCTTTGATTTCTTTAACCCACTTAAAGGCAAATTACAATCCTTGGGATTGTAGCTGCAAATTACACAGGTTGATGAATTGGCTAGCTGCTGCTTCTATCTCTATGAAACTCCTTTGCCAAAGTCCTTCCAGTCTGCATGGAAGGTATATGAACTATGTTAGCTTGCATTTGTTCAAAAATTGTTTCAACAGTACAAGCCTTGAAATTTTCAAGAACAGTAAATCTGCAGGAATCCAACAGAGCTTTACTACTTCATTAATGGCACAGAATATGTACCTCACAAGGAATACAGTTAAAGAAAAGTTGACCTTTAATGCAAATGCAGTTACATCATTGGTAAAAGCATCCTATACATCTGCTTATCAAACTTTTGTTGAAGAAAATTCTAGTAGGAAATCAAAACAAGAACAAACAACAACCCAGAAGATACCTGTTAATTTGACCATGAAAGCAAATAAAGTACTATCTCTGGAAGCCGTTACTGTATCATTTAAGACATCACTAATTTGTTCACAGCAGGTGGAGAAACTAAAGCATTCTTTTGACATTTTATTAACCTTTTTCATTTTGGCCTGTGCTATGATCTTCTTTTTGTTCTACAAAATCATTAAATTGAAACAGAAGTACAATGTGCAAAAGAACTCTGACAATGCAATAGAATACTATGGCTTTTATCAGGCTGGAAGTTACAATTATACTGTATCTCAGAATCCACCAGGAAGTTCTGAGATGGATCCTGTTGAACTTTCTAAATCAACGGCCCTTGAAAACCAAGCACAGGTTATCTTATTTGAACATTCAGCACTTTAA